A stretch of Lactuca sativa cultivar Salinas chromosome 6, Lsat_Salinas_v11, whole genome shotgun sequence DNA encodes these proteins:
- the LOC111877513 gene encoding uncharacterized protein LOC111877513 codes for MGKALILVAFLLVSIGATTVRADDYNKPEDNKTPAPVPAPKDQKPAAAPVPTEEKSKPEPPKEDEKPKPAPAPKEEKPKPSPVDDDTTNYDDETPDPKTGCERAKCKSKGACNKKTLTCPAECPERKPKKNKKNKGCFIHCGSKCEATCKWRRPQCNGYGSLCYDPRFVGGDGVMFYFHGGKGRDFALVSDTNLQINAHFIGNRPNGRKRDYTWVQSISIMFDTDTLVLSAKKVQQWDDSVDVLLVKFNGQQVNIPFTGDAEWKTNTGVRGVAVERTDDTNTVRVTVGGLVEIDMKAVPVTKEDEKAHNYQLPSNDTFAHFETQFRFSNLSDNVEGILGKTYRPGYVSPVKRGIAMPLMGGEDKYETPSLTSPRCKLCMFQSNYESAPPATGISQY; via the exons ATGGGGAAGGCGCTAATTCTGGTGGCTTTCCTACTCGTCTCCATCGGAGCTACCACGGTTCGAGCTGATGACTACAACAAGCCTGAAGACAATAAGACTCCGGCACCGGTACCCGCCCCTAAAGACCAGAAACCAGCGGCAGCCCCGGTCCCTACGGAGGAGAAATCAAAGCCAGAACCGCCGAAGGAGGACGAGAAACCAAAACCAGCACCGGCTCCGAAGGAGGAGAAACCAAAGCCTTCTCCTGTCGACGACGATACCACGAACTACGACGACGAGACACCAGACCCAAAAACAGGATGCGAACGGGCTAAGTGTAAATCGAAAGGAGCTTGTAATAAGAAGACACTAACCTGTCCGGCCGAGTGCCCGGAGAGGAAGCccaagaagaacaagaagaacaAAGGTTGCTTCATCCATTGTGGTAGCAAGTGTGAAGCTACTTGCAAAT GGAGGAGGCCACAATGTAACGGATATGGCTCTCTATGCTACGATCCAAGGTTCGTCGGAGGTGACGGAGTGATGTTCTACTTCCATGGCGGAAAAGGACGTGATTTCGCTCTTGTCTCCGACACCAACCTCCAAATCAACGCCCACTTCATCGGAAACCGCCCAAATGGCCGGAAACGTGACTACACATGGGTCCAGTCCATCTCCATCATGTTCGACACCGACACCCTCGTCCTCTCAGCTAAGAAAGTACAACAATGGGACGACTCCGTCGACGTACTTCTCGTAAAATTCAACGGTCAACAAGTCAACATCCCCTTCACCGGAGACGCAGAATGGAAAACCAACACCGGAGTAAGAGGAGTGGCGGTGGAAAGAACCGACGACACCAACACTGTTAGAGTTACAGTCGGCGGGCTGGTTGAAATCGACATGAAAGCTGTTCCGGTGACCAAAGAAGACGAAAAAGCTCACAACTACCAGTTACCATCAAATGACACTTTTGCCCATTTCGAGACACAGTTCCGATTCTCAAATCTCTCAGACAACGTCGAGGGCATTTTGGGAAAAACCTACAGACCAGGGTATGTTAGCCCAGTGAAGAGAGGGATCGCGATGCCATTAATGGGTGGAGAAGACAAATACGAAACTCCGTCTTTAACTTCACCTCGTTGCAAACTCTGCATGTTTCAGTCAAATTACGAATCTGCCCCTCCCGCAACCGGAATATCTCAATACTAA